In Vigna angularis cultivar LongXiaoDou No.4 chromosome 8, ASM1680809v1, whole genome shotgun sequence, one DNA window encodes the following:
- the LOC128193347 gene encoding TMV resistance protein N-like, whose protein sequence is MPTITSSTFTYDVFISFRGEDTRYGFTGNLYKALRDKGIHTFIDDDKLERGEEITPALMKAIQESRIAITVLSENYASSSFCLDELEAILDCKNKGLLVIPVFYKVDPSDVRHQKGSYGEALTKHQKRFKDKKEKLQKWKMTLRQVADLSGYHFKDGIEYEYKFIGSIVEWVCSEIGRGCCLHVADYPVGLDIHEY, encoded by the exons ATGCCGACAATAACCTCCTCGACATTCACCTATGATGTGTTTATCAGCTTTAGAGGAGAAGACACGCGCTATGGTTTCACTGGCAATCTTTACAAAGCTCTTCGTGACAAGGGAATTCACACTTTCATTGATGATGACAAGCTTGAGAGGGGAGAAGAAATAACACCTGCACTTATGAAGGCAATTCAAGAGTCTAGGATTGCCATCACTGTGCTCTCTGAAAACTATGCTTCTTCCTCGTTCTGCTTAGATGAACTTGAAGCCATCCTTGACTGCAAGAATAAAGGTCTACTTGTTATACCAGTATTTTATAAGGTGGACCCTTCAGATGTGAGACACCAGAAAGGGAGTTATGGAGAAGCATTGACTAAGCACCAGAAAAGGTTCAAAGATAAGAAGGAGAAGTTGCAGAAATGGAAGATGACTCTGCGTCAAGTAGCTGACTTGTCGGGTTATCATTTCAAAGATGG AATTGAATATGAATACAAGTTTATTGGGAGCATTGTTGAGTGGGTCTGTAGCGAGATTGGTCGTGGTTGTTGTTTACATGTTGCAGATTACCCAGTTGGACTAGATATTCACGAGTACTAG
- the LOC128193596 gene encoding TMV resistance protein N-like gives MATPSFRRFTYDVFLSFRGEDTRYGFTGYLYKALCDRGLHTFMDDDKLQSGEEITPALQKAIEESRIAIIVLSHNYASSSFCLDELATILHCQSKGLLVIPVFYKVDPSNVRHQKDSYEEALAKHQKRFKGQKEKLHKWKMALHQVADFSGYHFKDGDAYQYEFIGRIVERVSRVINHAPLHVADYPVGLLSQVLKVKKLLDVGSDDVVHMIGIHGMGGLGKTTLSLAVYNLIADDFDSSCFLQNVREESNKHGLKHLQTVLLSEILGEKDINLASVHRGISMIQQRLRRKKVLLILDDVDNRKQLQAFAGRSDWFGPGSRVIITTRDKQLLKSHEIERTYVMKELNKNDSLQLLVWNAFKREKVDPSYEDVLKSVVTYASGLPLAIEVIGSNLVGKSVEEWESAIEHYKRIPNGQILEILKVSFDALGKEEKYVFLDIACCFKGSSLKEVERILGVLYDNNMKHHIGVLVEKSLIKVGRGWFDVIEMHDLIEDMGRQIDLQKSPTEPGKRRRLWLGKDIIHVLKDNKGTRETEIICLDLSISEKEETLEWNTNAFIRMKNLKILIIRNGKFSKGPNYFPESLRVLEWHGYPSNCLPSNFDPNKLVTCKLLHSHFTSFGFLGSSKKFENLTVLNFDWCIFLTQTPDMSDLGNLEEVSFKGCESLVEVHDSVGFMNKLKILNAEGCIKLMSFPPLNLPTLERLELSFCFSLEKFPEILGKMGNIRVLQLQDLPIKELPLSFQNLDGLEELSLPCENVHFSSSIATMPKLFRFSVTNCRGWQWVKSEDAEDNLGSMVPSKVEWFAAWSCNLDDDFFSGGLMRLAHVRCLFLRDNNFKHLPECIKEFHNLWALDVSHCKHLEEIRGFPPKLEHFKAINCISLTSSSLSMLLNKELHEARKTEFWFPGASFPEWFDLKSSGPSCSFWFRNKFPARVLSLLIAPVGDDEDGFSLIRPMVFINGKVQPRPFYFKKIERMIEFDHSYLFDLQTIPMYSNLFELPLEKEWKHVKVTYEGVIETSIVRATGIHIFKEGNSEDIRFDDPYTNNKLDKDLNSSQSENHLLRTIGFFTCKFFIGLFLFLFLLLFFTLFTSLGTNPTRV, from the exons ATGGCAACTCCAAGTTTCCGTAGATTCACGTACGATGTGTTCCTCAGCTTTAGAGGGGAAGACACTCGTTATGGTTTCACTGGTTATCTCTACAAAGCTCTCTGTGACAGGGGACTTCACACTTTCATGGATGATGACAAACTTCAAAGCGGAGAGGAAATCACACCAGCACTTCAGAAAGCAATTGAAGAGTCTAGGATTGCCATCATTGTGCTCTCTCACAACTATGCTTCTTCCTCCTTCTGCTTGGATGAACTTGCAACCATCCTTCACTGCCAGAGTAAAGGGTTGTTGGTTATACCAGTGTTTTATAAGGTGGATCCTTCTAATGTCAGACATCAGAAAGATAGCTATGAAGAAGCATTGGCTAAGCATCAAAAGAGGTTCAAAGGGCAGAAGGAGAAGTTACATAAATGGAAGATGGCCCTGCATCAAGTTGCTGACTTCTCTGGCTATCACTTCAAAGATGG GGATGCATACCAGTACGAGTTTATTGGGAGAATTGTTGAACGGGTTTCTAGGGTGATTAATCATGCTCCTTTACATGTTGCGGATTACCCAGTTGGCCTACTGTCACAGGTGCTGAAAGTCAAGAAACTTTTGGATGTTGGATCGGATGATGTTGTCCACATGATAGGGATTCATGGAATGGGTGGGTTAGGAAAAACAACCCTTTCTCTAGCAGTTTATAATTTGATTGCTGATGATTTTGATAGTTCATGTTTTCTTCAAAATGTAAGAGAAGAATCAAATAAACATGGGTTAAAACACCTCCAGACCGTCCTTCTTTCAGAAATACTTGGGGAGAAGGACATCAACTTAGCAAGTGTGCATAGAGGAATTTCAATGATACAACAAAGACTTCGTAGAAAGAAAGTTCTCTTGATTCTAGATGATGTTGACAACAGAAAGCAGTTACAAGCATTTGCTGGAAGATCTGATTGGTTTGGTCCCGGCAGCAGGGTTATCATTACCACTCGAGACAAACAGCTGCTAAAATCTCATGAGATTGAAAGAACTTATGTGATGAAGGAATTGAATAAGAATGATTCTCTTCAATTGCTTGTATGGAATGCTTTCAAAAGGGAAAAAGTTGATCCAAGTTACGAGGACGTGTTGAAAAGTGTAGTAACTTATGCTTCTGGTCTTCCATTGGCTATAGAAGTAATAGGTTCCAACTTGGTTGGAAAAAGTGTAGAAGAATGGGAGTCTGCGATTGAACATTACAAAAGAATTCCTAACGGTCAAATTCTAGAGATACTTAAAGTAAGTTTTGATGCTTtggggaaagaagaaaaatatgtcTTTCTTGACATCGCCTGTTGCTTCAAAGGAAGTAGTTTGAAAGAAGTTGAACGTATACTTGGTGTTCTTTATGATAACAACATGAAACATCATATTGGAGTGTTGGTGGAAAAATCTCTAATAAAGGTTGGGCGTGGATGGTTTGATGTAATTGAAATGCACGACTTGATTGAGGACATGGGTAGACAAATTGACCTGCAAAAGTCGCCCACAGAGCCAGGGAAGCGCAGGAGATTATGGTTAGGGAAAGATATCATTCATGTGTTAAAAGACAACAAG GGAACTAGAGAAACTGAAATCATATGCCTGGATTTGTCTATATCTGAGAAAGAAGAGACGCTAGAATGGAATACCAACGCCTTCATAAGGATGAAAAACCTTAAAATACTGATCATTAGAAATGGTAAATTTTCCAAAGGTCCCAATTATTTTCCGGAAAGTTTGAGAGTATTGGAGTGGCATGGATACCCTTCAAATTGTTTACCATCAAATTTTGATCCGAACAAACTTGTGACGTGCAAGTTACTTCACAGTCATTTTACCTCATTTGGATTCCTTGGCTCATCAAAG AAGTTCGAAAATCTAACTGTCTTGAATTTTGACTGGTGCATATTTTTAACACAGACACCCGATATGTCTGATCTCGGAAATTTGGAGGAAGTTTCATTTAAAGGCTGTGAGAGTTTAGTTGAAGTTCACGACTCAGTTGGTTTTATGAATAAACTGAAAATATTGAATGCGGAAGGATGCATCAAGCTTATGAGTTTTCCACCTCTCAACTTGCCTACTCTTGAAAGACTAGAACTTTCGTTTTGTTTCAGTCTTGAGAAATTTCCAGAAATACTAGGAAAGATGGGAAACATAAGGGTACTTCAATTGCAAGATCTTCCCATTAAAGAATTGCCACTGTCGTTTCAAAATCTTGATGGACTCGAAGAGTTATCCTTGCCATGTGAAAATGTTCACTTTTCAAGTAGCATTGCCACGATGCCTAAATTGTTTCGTTTTAGTGTTACTAATTGCAGGGGGTGGCAATGGGTAAAATCAGAAGATGCTGAAGATAACTTAGGCTCAATGGTTCCTTCAAAGGTAGAATGGTTTGCCGCCTGGTCTTGCAACCTGGATGATGATTTCTTTTCAGGAGGTTTGATGCGGTTGGCACATGTGCGTTGTTTATTTCTACGGGACAATAATTTCAAACACCTTCCTGAATGCATCAAAGAATTTCACAACCTCTGGGCTCTTGATGTGAGTCATTGCAAACATCTTGAGGAAATCAGAGGGTTTCCACCAAAATTAGAACATTTCAAGGCAATAAACTGTATATCCTTGACTTCCTCCAGCTTAAGCATGTTGCTAAATAAG GAACTGCACGAAGCTAGAAAAACTGAGTTCTGGTTTCCAGGAGCAAGTTTTCCAGAGTGGTTTGATCTGAAGAGCAGTGGACCTTCATGTTCTTTCTGGTTTCGTAACAAGTTTCCTGCCAGAgttctttctcttcttattGCACCTGTGggtgatgatgaagatgggTTTAGTTTGATTAGACCTATGGTGTTCATTAATGGGAAAGTTCAACCAAGACCGTTTTATTTCAAGAAAATAGAGAGGATGATTGAATTCGATCACTCATACCTCTTTGATCTACAAACGATACCTATGTATAGTAATTTGTTTGAACTACCTTTAGAAAAGGAATGGAAACATGTGAAGGTTACATACGAAGGTGTCATAGAGACCTCAATTGTTAGAGCAACAGGAATTCATATATTCAAAGAGGGAAACAGCGAAGACATTCGGTTTGATGATCCTTATACCAACAATAAATTAGACAAAGATCTCAACTCTTCTCAATCAGAAAACCACTTGTTAAGAACCATAGGTTTCTTCACGTGCAAATTTTTCATAggcctttttctttttcttttcttgcttttattttttactttatttaccAGCCTCGGCACCAATCCAACTAGGGTATGA